A genome region from Pygocentrus nattereri isolate fPygNat1 chromosome 10, fPygNat1.pri, whole genome shotgun sequence includes the following:
- the LOC108433321 gene encoding kelch repeat and BTB domain-containing protein 11 — translation MNSSLQDRNTFTVKADIIFHAASHDASEQSIITEGNDDVIPRTGKTVGSERQALCQQTSWDTVESGSLTETGSLGQQSTGVGDYLQDGGSSDSGFQDHIQSLGGSKAEALDLSVKQSDCFSKNGVKEEANGARAEVPCSLAPSHVPAMPPDSRSLEQALGHLFTSSQGAGATQYRPTYRQSPLEPAQDVTHSGNGLRNALSVREEPDLVIEVGGQKIQAHKSVLAEKSDYFKARLSRDILKVKGMSYKTLSVLIDYVYSAKMNVNKDNVVDVITGAKILQIPCAVQAAIDTVSMQLTAENCYEILTIAKKQRLSELKETAYRFMSDNFLQVLRDPAVYGRLTGSERDLVLRNRMEGRSCLMVAEINDVFDRVGSRPPSRNNSRPQSPLSTASFEDNHMIYYYNESTKDWRTLTIMPEDINTKGCGICCMYNYLFVAGGIRGYGEKGKASDKVFCYNPITDRWSEIRPMNQARSQLKLVSMDGHLYAIGGECLFTVEKYDPRMDRWTTIAPLPKGAFAVAHEATTCNGELYVSGGSLFYRLLKYDPKRDEWQECPYNNSRKKSTDMVALKSFIYRFDVNREQGVNVFKYNTIVKMWHDCASHQQGSPLPFRCAVIGNCIYCVNKTQTLQFIVEEDGARFAEEPLKAPMEAKGVLFPFVLSLPNRGDRNV, via the coding sequence ATGAACAGCTCGCTGCAAGATAGAAACACCTTCACCGTGAAGGCAGACATCATATTTCACGCCGCCAGCCACGATGCCTCAGAACAATCCATCATTACCGAAGGAAACGATGATGTCATTCCAAGGACAGGAAAAACTGTTGGTTCCGAGCGTCAGGCTCTGTGCCAGCAGACATCCTGGGATACAGTGGAATCTGGGAGTCTAACGGAAACTGGCAGTTTGGGACAGCAGAGCACAGGGGTAGGAGACTACCTGCAAGATGGTGGCTCCAGTGACAGCGGGTTTCAGGATCACATTCAGTCACTGGGTGGCTCTAAAGCAGAAGCACTGGACCTTAGCGTTAAGCAGAGTGACTGCTTCAGTAAGAACGGCGTAAAGGAAGAGGCGAATGGGGCTAGAGCTGAAGTGCCCTGTAGTCTGGCTCCTTCGCATGTCCCTGCTATGCCACCGGACTCAAGGTCTTTGGAACAAGCACTGGGTCACTTGTTTACTTCCTCACAGGGAGCTGGTGCAACCCAATATAGGCCAACCTACAGACAGTCTCCACTGGAACCAGCACAAGATGTAACACATAGTGGAAACGGGCTCAGAAACGCCCTCTCAGTCAGAGAGGAGCCCGATTTAGTCATTGAAGTGGGTGGACAGAAGATCCAAGCACACAAGTCTGTGTTAGCTGAAAAAAGTGATTATTTCAAGGCCAGACTTTCTCGGGACATTTTGAAGGTGAAAGGGATGAGTTATAAGACGCTATCAGTTTTGATAGATTATGTTTATTCCGccaaaatgaatgtaaacaagGACAATGTTGTGGATGTCATCACAGGGGCAAAAATCCTGCAGATCCCCTGTGCGGTCCAGGCCGCCATTGACACCGTGTCCATGCAGCTCACAGCAGAGAACTGCTACGAAATCCTTACCATCGCCAAAAAGCAACGGTTAAGCGAACTGAAGGAGACGGCATACCGTTTCATGAGCGACAATTTCCTGCAGGTCCTGCGAGACCCCGCGGTTTATGGGCGTCTCACTGGCTCTGAGAGGGACCTTGTCCTTAGGAATCGCATGGAAGGACGCAGCTGCCTGATGGTGGCAGAGATCAATGATGTTTTTGACCGTGTGGGCAGCAGGCCCCCGAGCAGGAATAACAGCCGGCCCCAGAGCCCGCTGTCCACCGCTTCTTTTGAGGACAACCACATGATCTACTACTACAACGAGAGCACAAAGGACTGGCGCACTTTGACCATCATGCCTGAGGATATCAACACCAAGGGCTGTGGTATCTGCTGCATGTACAACTACCTGTTCGTGGCAGGTGGGATCCGAGGGTACGGGGAGAAAGGGAAGGCTTCGGACAAGGTCTTCTGCTACAACCCAATCACGGACCGTTGGAGTGAGATACGGCCCATGAACCAAGCTCGGTCCCAACTCAAACTGGTCTCCATGGACGGACACCTCTATGCCATTGGTGGGGAATGTCTCTTCACGGTGGAGAAGTACGACCCTCGCATGGACCGTTGGACCACCATTGCTCCTCTGCCCAAAGGAGCTTTCGCAGTTGCCCATGAGGCAACCACTTGCAACGGAGAGCTGTACGTCTCAGGAGGTTCTCTGTTCTACCGTCTCCTGAAATACGACCCCAAGAGGGATGAGTGGCAGGAGTGTCCGTACAACAACAGCCGGAAGAAGTCTACTGATATGGTGGCGCTGAAAAGCTTCATTTACAGGTTCGACGTCAACCGCGAACAAGGCGTCAACGTGTTCAAATACAATACCATCGTCAAGATGTGGCACGACTGCGCCTCCCACCAGCAAGGGAGCCCGCTGCCTTTTAGGTGCGCTGTCATTGGCAACTGCATCTACTGCGTCAACAAGACCCAGACTCTCCAGTTCATTGTGGAGGAAGACGGTGCCAGATTTGCGGAGgaacctctgaaagctcccatGGAGGCCAAAGGAGTTTTGTTTCCTTTCGTTCTGAGCTTGCCAAACAGGGGTGACCGAAATGTGTGA